A part of Helicobacter fennelliae genomic DNA contains:
- a CDS encoding substrate-binding periplasmic protein, with amino-acid sequence MQKNQIVKILLLVLVCGFGACKDSASSTKTFSIACSDDDKPLSYQENGELKGFGIELAKLLNDTNNNLQTVINTINTHQESLLQGLESKKFDVIITQIPPTKQLQDQFIISAHPYLFLTLQILVPESSPIHTLQDLNQKSIATLIATPQSKALQEWNAKEGNIIDIHYYRDNATLFEALQNGAIDGVVGDAAMISDYIQNLALRSVGESIAKEPLYLIYKDKDVALVVDKALEEIIDSGALRDLSLRVFGVDKTQ; translated from the coding sequence ATGCAAAAAAATCAAATAGTAAAGATTTTGCTTCTTGTGCTTGTTTGTGGTTTTGGCGCGTGCAAGGATTCTGCTTCTAGCACAAAGACATTCAGTATCGCTTGTAGCGATGATGACAAACCACTAAGCTATCAAGAAAATGGCGAACTTAAGGGCTTTGGCATAGAGCTTGCCAAGCTTCTTAATGACACAAATAATAATCTGCAAACTGTTATAAACACTATCAATACACATCAAGAAAGCCTACTTCAAGGACTAGAATCTAAAAAATTTGATGTAATCATCACTCAAATCCCGCCCACAAAGCAACTTCAAGATCAATTCATCATCAGCGCGCATCCTTATTTGTTTTTGACTTTGCAGATCCTTGTGCCAGAATCTAGCCCAATTCACACACTTCAAGACCTCAACCAAAAATCAATCGCAACCCTCATAGCAACCCCACAATCTAAAGCCCTGCAAGAATGGAACGCAAAAGAGGGCAATATCATTGATATTCATTACTATCGCGACAATGCGACTCTTTTTGAGGCATTGCAAAATGGCGCGATTGATGGTGTGGTAGGCGATGCGGCGATGATTAGCGATTATATACAGAATCTAGCGTTGCGGAGTGTTGGTGAGAGTATTGCCAAAGAGCCATTGTATCTCATCTACAAAGACAAAGATGTGGCGTTGGTGGTTGATAAGGCATTAGAGGAGATTATAGATTCTGGGGCATTGCGCGATCTTTCACTTAGGGTTTTTGGCGTGGATAAAACCCAATAA